From a region of the Candidatus Brocadia sp. genome:
- a CDS encoding carboxypeptidase-like regulatory domain-containing protein has product MKSRYVFFVGGGVVLCLLLSMTVAISKAYAIPGTVSGTVRDDFEKDGYETSDPPLSPNPALRPSMRLLIGSNVIAGPVNRTPEGMYTFAALPGNYTVEASCSGFVTQTQPVTIISGGGTTKNFGLQRP; this is encoded by the coding sequence ATGAAGAGCAGATATGTGTTTTTTGTGGGGGGAGGTGTAGTCTTATGTTTGTTACTGAGTATGACAGTTGCGATTTCAAAGGCATACGCAATACCAGGAACAGTTTCAGGAACAGTCAGGGATGACTTTGAGAAGGATGGATATGAAACAAGCGATCCTCCCTTATCACCGAACCCAGCCCTTAGGCCAAGTATGCGTCTTCTTATTGGTTCTAATGTCATTGCTGGCCCAGTTAATAGAACCCCTGAGGGGATGTATACGTTTGCAGCATTGCCAGGTAACTATACGGTAGAGGCCTCGTGTTCTGGTTTTGTGACACAGACTCAACCAGTAACAATAATTTCCGGCGGCGGTACAACAAAGAACTTTGGACTGCAACGTCCGTAG
- the ltrA gene encoding group II intron reverse transcriptase/maturase, whose product MLKYHSLRDKVFSLRNLYAAFGHVKKNKGKAGLDRVSIKQFESDLENNLQAIHKELKTAIYNPAPVLRVYIPKGRHGKRPLGIPIVKDRVVQQAFRQIIEPIFEKEFSDNSFGFRPNRCCHDAIKRIEQYKQQGYRNILDADIKAFYDTIPHKLIMNSLREKIADGWVLNSIENMLKAGVMENGIVHETNQGTPQGGVISPLLANLIGDIIDKELEKAGYKFVRYADDFVVMTKTKEELPAALQYVKEIIEGKLEMKLREDKTRLTNFKRGFRFLGYNFMGKNKGVSMKSLDKLKDAVRDITKRTQGVNLQAVIDTLNPVIRGHVNYFRLGNVQTVYRSLDCWVRMRLRSFKFSRKWKTDNKRFPVHRFFKMGLLSFEREFLKARAKA is encoded by the coding sequence ATGCTTAAGTATCATTCTTTAAGAGACAAGGTATTCAGTCTGAGAAACCTTTATGCGGCTTTTGGGCACGTAAAGAAGAATAAAGGCAAGGCTGGTCTCGACAGGGTAAGTATTAAGCAGTTTGAAAGTGACCTTGAGAATAATCTACAAGCTATTCACAAGGAACTGAAAACCGCCATATACAACCCTGCGCCCGTCTTAAGGGTCTACATTCCCAAAGGCAGGCATGGCAAGAGACCTCTTGGCATTCCCATTGTCAAGGACAGGGTAGTACAGCAGGCGTTCAGACAAATCATAGAGCCAATATTCGAGAAAGAATTCTCGGATAACAGCTTTGGATTTCGTCCAAACAGATGCTGTCATGATGCTATCAAACGGATTGAACAGTATAAGCAGCAAGGGTATCGGAACATTTTGGACGCCGATATAAAGGCGTTCTATGACACCATACCTCACAAGCTTATCATGAACTCCTTGCGTGAGAAAATCGCTGACGGATGGGTTTTGAACAGTATCGAGAACATGCTCAAGGCAGGGGTCATGGAGAACGGCATCGTGCACGAGACAAATCAAGGCACTCCGCAAGGAGGCGTCATATCCCCCTTGCTTGCAAACCTTATCGGTGACATCATCGACAAGGAGCTTGAAAAGGCAGGATATAAATTTGTCCGCTATGCCGATGACTTCGTTGTCATGACTAAAACGAAAGAAGAACTCCCTGCCGCCCTTCAGTACGTCAAAGAAATCATTGAAGGGAAACTTGAAATGAAGCTGCGCGAGGATAAAACCAGGCTCACCAACTTCAAACGAGGCTTCCGGTTTCTTGGATATAATTTCATGGGCAAGAACAAGGGTGTAAGCATGAAATCCCTGGACAAACTCAAGGACGCCGTCAGAGACATCACCAAACGCACACAAGGCGTCAACCTGCAAGCCGTCATTGATACATTAAATCCTGTCATAAGGGGACATGTCAACTATTTTCGGCTGGGCAATGTACAAACGGTATATCGCTCGTTAGACTGCTGGGTACGCATGAGACTGAGAAGTTTCAAGTTTTCGAGAAAATGGAAAACTGACAACAAACGTTTCCCGGTACACCGATTCTTTAAGATGGGGTTACTCTCATTTGAAAGAGAATTTCTTAAGGCACGTGCGAAGGCATGA
- the rlmN gene encoding 23S rRNA (adenine(2503)-C(2))-methyltransferase RlmN has product MDKTKLLSITNMSLSELEAWCTSLGEPTYRAKQMLSWVYDKGAMAFDQMSNLPKNFQKHLAGQRRVFQTSISDITQTAYGTEKFLVHVSDGNVIECVLLREGKRTTVCISTQVGCAMACQFCASGLPGLERNLTTGEIVEQALHVKNHLPREERITNIVFMGIGEPLMNYDNVIKAARIMNAEWGFGIGARHITISTVGIIDGIRRLAHEGLQINLAISLHAPDDRIRSKIIPSNKKIGVKNLIAAAREYFETTRRDISFEYLLIDGVNASRQDAESLARLLKGMQCNINVLPVNPVEEFHWRPPSRETIETFCRMLENHGLVVTLRKKKGSHINAACGQLRLQRQKFLWKNQEHCVK; this is encoded by the coding sequence ATGGATAAAACAAAGTTATTATCAATTACCAATATGTCTTTATCGGAACTGGAGGCATGGTGCACCTCTCTGGGGGAACCTACTTACCGGGCGAAACAGATGCTTTCATGGGTTTATGATAAGGGGGCAATGGCCTTTGACCAGATGTCTAACCTGCCTAAAAATTTTCAAAAACACCTGGCCGGGCAGCGCCGGGTCTTTCAGACGAGCATTAGCGACATTACACAAACTGCCTATGGCACAGAGAAGTTCCTGGTGCATGTATCCGATGGAAATGTGATCGAATGTGTATTGCTCAGGGAAGGCAAAAGGACCACGGTGTGCATCTCAACCCAGGTAGGATGCGCCATGGCGTGCCAGTTCTGTGCCAGCGGTCTCCCTGGTCTTGAAAGGAACCTTACCACCGGTGAGATCGTTGAACAGGCACTCCATGTGAAAAATCATCTTCCCCGGGAAGAACGCATTACCAACATTGTCTTTATGGGTATTGGCGAGCCGCTCATGAACTATGATAACGTTATCAAGGCTGCCCGGATTATGAATGCCGAATGGGGATTCGGCATCGGGGCGCGTCATATTACGATTTCAACGGTGGGTATTATCGACGGTATCCGCCGGCTGGCGCATGAAGGGCTTCAGATAAATCTGGCAATATCCCTTCATGCGCCCGACGATAGGATACGGTCGAAGATAATCCCATCGAATAAAAAAATCGGCGTTAAAAATCTCATAGCGGCGGCCAGGGAATATTTCGAAACTACGCGACGGGATATCAGCTTTGAATATCTCTTGATCGATGGCGTCAATGCATCCCGACAGGACGCAGAGTCCCTGGCACGATTGCTGAAAGGCATGCAATGCAACATAAACGTTCTCCCCGTGAATCCCGTTGAAGAATTTCACTGGCGGCCGCCTTCCCGTGAAACGATTGAAACCTTTTGCAGAATGCTGGAAAACCATGGCCTCGTCGTTACGCTCCGGAAGAAAAAGGGAAGCCACATTAACGCGGCATGTGGTCAGCTCCGTCTGCAACGGCAGAAATTTTTATGGAAAAACCAGGAACATTGTGTTAAATAA